The proteins below are encoded in one region of Eubacterium sp. 1001713B170207_170306_E7:
- a CDS encoding V-type ATPase subunit — translation MSETSYPYAIGRIKVQEAGLIDRTRWNRLWEADEAEALKLLDEIGYGAEAKDHSQLDNLIDAELTKTRNLINEITPDKTVTDLLLIPTDVHNIKAILKGQLQRVEVENLLLEGGGIPLDILQKALEHGDYTLLPECFREPLKRLEDVTDPRVISVTIDNAAYAQILETLSQQKHSSELLKKYYKAKIDFTNILTVLRANVLDWGTFKVKPLLIPGGEIEEKALLDATDIPNEQLAKQLGHGEHSILIKSVLERYAQDGNLSEVEQKFEDAAFNMIHERRSDSFSIGPIANYLFQRQAEGKALRVMFAGKRSGIKIPLAELGVV, via the coding sequence ATGTCTGAAACCAGTTATCCCTATGCAATAGGGCGTATCAAGGTGCAGGAAGCAGGCCTTATCGACCGGACGCGCTGGAACCGCCTCTGGGAGGCCGATGAAGCCGAAGCCCTCAAGCTTCTGGACGAAATCGGCTACGGCGCAGAAGCCAAGGATCACAGCCAGCTCGATAATCTCATTGATGCAGAGCTGACAAAAACCCGGAATCTCATCAATGAGATCACCCCGGATAAGACGGTGACGGATCTTCTGCTCATCCCAACAGATGTCCATAATATCAAAGCTATTTTAAAAGGACAGCTGCAGCGGGTAGAAGTCGAAAACCTTCTGCTTGAAGGCGGCGGTATTCCGCTGGATATCCTTCAGAAAGCACTGGAGCACGGCGATTACACACTTCTGCCGGAATGCTTCAGAGAACCGCTGAAGCGGCTCGAGGATGTCACCGACCCCAGAGTCATCAGTGTGACCATTGATAATGCGGCTTACGCACAAATTTTAGAAACCTTATCGCAGCAGAAGCATTCAAGCGAGCTGTTGAAAAAATATTACAAAGCGAAAATCGATTTTACCAATATTCTGACAGTGCTCAGAGCCAACGTTCTGGACTGGGGAACCTTCAAGGTAAAGCCCCTTTTAATACCAGGCGGTGAAATCGAAGAAAAGGCACTGCTTGACGCGACGGATATTCCCAACGAGCAGCTGGCAAAACAGCTGGGACACGGGGAACACAGCATTCTGATCAAGTCTGTTCTTGAGCGCTATGCACAGGACGGCAATTTATCAGAGGTGGAACAGAAATTTGAGGACGCGGCTTTTAACATGATCCATGAGCGAAGAAGCGATTCCTTCAGCATTGGCCCTATTGCCAACTACCTGTTCCAGCGTCAGGCTGAGGGAAAGGCCCTGCGGGTCATGTTTGCGGGTAAACGCTCCGGTATTAAAATACCGCTGGCGGAACTCGGCGTTGTTTAG
- a CDS encoding V-type ATP synthase subunit B codes for MNKEYKTISEVVGPLMLVDHVEGVKYDELVEIEQADGEKRLGKVLEVNGDKAMVQLYESSQGLRISNSKVRFQGHGIELGVSKDMLGRVFDGMGRPTDGGPEIIPEKKLDINGSPMNPVARDYPAEFIQTGVSAIDGLNTLVRGQKLPVFSGSGLPHAQLAAQIARQARVLDNDEGFAVVFAAIGITFEEADFFVKDFRRTGAIERAVLFMNYANDPAVERISTPRMAITCAEYLAYELDMQVLVILTDITNYAEALREVSAARKEVPGRRGYPGYLYTDLATLYERAGRMRGKKGSITQIPILSMPEDDKTHPIPDLTGYITEGQIILSRDLYRRGIEPPIDVLPSLSRLKDKGIGEGKTRKDHADTMNQLFSAYARGKDAKELAVILGDAALSDVDKIYARFATEFEERYVSQGFETNRTIEETLAIGWELLSILPRTELKRIKDEYIDEYIPSPLSEDDDITDEEE; via the coding sequence ATGAATAAAGAGTACAAAACCATTAGTGAAGTCGTCGGCCCATTGATGCTGGTCGACCATGTAGAAGGTGTAAAATACGACGAGCTGGTCGAAATCGAACAGGCCGATGGTGAAAAACGCCTTGGTAAGGTCCTTGAGGTCAATGGCGACAAAGCCATGGTACAGCTCTATGAGAGCTCCCAGGGCCTGAGAATCTCCAATTCCAAGGTCCGTTTCCAGGGCCATGGTATTGAGCTCGGCGTGAGCAAGGACATGCTTGGCCGTGTATTTGACGGTATGGGACGCCCAACCGACGGCGGTCCTGAAATTATTCCGGAAAAGAAGCTGGACATTAACGGTTCGCCAATGAATCCGGTTGCCCGTGACTATCCTGCCGAATTTATCCAAACAGGGGTTTCTGCCATCGATGGCCTGAACACCTTGGTTCGTGGACAGAAGCTGCCGGTATTCTCCGGCTCGGGTCTGCCACATGCGCAGCTGGCGGCTCAGATTGCCCGTCAGGCACGCGTTCTTGACAATGACGAAGGCTTTGCCGTTGTCTTTGCCGCTATCGGGATCACCTTTGAAGAAGCAGACTTTTTCGTTAAGGATTTCCGGCGTACAGGCGCGATCGAACGTGCGGTGCTCTTTATGAACTACGCCAACGACCCGGCGGTCGAACGTATTTCCACACCGCGTATGGCCATTACCTGTGCCGAATATCTGGCTTATGAGCTGGACATGCAGGTTCTGGTAATCTTAACCGATATTACCAATTATGCCGAAGCCCTGCGAGAAGTCTCCGCTGCCCGTAAAGAAGTACCGGGCCGCCGCGGCTATCCAGGCTACCTGTATACAGACCTCGCGACCCTATATGAACGCGCCGGCCGTATGCGCGGTAAAAAAGGCTCCATCACACAGATTCCAATCCTTTCCATGCCTGAAGATGATAAAACGCACCCGATTCCTGACTTAACCGGGTACATCACCGAAGGCCAGATTATCTTATCCAGAGATCTGTACAGAAGGGGGATCGAGCCTCCGATCGACGTACTGCCATCGCTCAGCCGTCTGAAGGACAAGGGGATCGGGGAAGGCAAGACCCGTAAGGATCACGCCGATACCATGAACCAGCTGTTCTCAGCCTACGCCCGTGGTAAGGACGCGAAGGAGCTGGCTGTTATCCTCGGGGACGCCGCCTTATCCGACGTCGATAAAATCTACGCCCGTTTTGCCACAGAGTTTGAAGAACGCTATGTATCCCAGGGCTTCGAGACCAACCGGACCATCGAAGAAACCCTGGCTATCGGCTGGGAGCTTTTGTCTATCCTGCCGCGCACAGAGCTCAAACGTATTAAGGACGAATATATTGATGAGTACATTCCCTCTCCGCTAAGTGAAGACGACGATATCACAGACGAGGAGGAATAA
- a CDS encoding acetylornithine transaminase: MSKSEELIKRAERVIMPTYARFPIAFESGNGCVLKDVNGKEYLDCVAGIAVDCLGHNHPDLNAAIADQCQKIMHVSNLYWTGPQIDAAEMLVKASGLDKVFFCNSGAEANEAALKLARIYAKQFKSEDAVEIIAMDHSFHGRTYGAITATGQEKYHKGLDPMLPGISHVPFNDFDALKAAVTDKTCAVLLEPIQGEGGIYPADYEYLQAVRKLCDDENLVLIFDEVQCGMGRSGKFFAYQHYNLKPDVVCMAKGIAGGFPMGGIIACDKVAQVFTPGTHASTFGGNPLASAASRYVLSVLTGDGFLDEVAEKGSYLMEKLRVLKKEHTCITDVRGMGLMVGVAVSVPTGEIINKAMEKGLLLVGAGSDAIRFVPPLIINKEEIDKAVEIFGECL; encoded by the coding sequence ATGAGTAAAAGTGAAGAGCTGATTAAACGGGCGGAAAGGGTTATAATGCCCACCTATGCCCGGTTTCCCATTGCCTTTGAAAGTGGTAATGGCTGTGTTTTAAAAGACGTGAATGGAAAAGAATACCTGGACTGTGTGGCCGGGATTGCGGTGGACTGTCTGGGGCATAACCACCCGGACCTTAACGCCGCCATCGCGGACCAGTGCCAGAAAATCATGCATGTTTCCAACCTGTACTGGACCGGGCCTCAGATCGACGCGGCTGAAATGCTGGTAAAGGCCAGCGGGCTGGATAAGGTGTTTTTCTGCAACAGCGGCGCAGAAGCCAATGAGGCGGCCTTAAAGCTTGCGCGTATTTACGCCAAACAGTTTAAAAGTGAAGACGCGGTTGAGATCATTGCCATGGATCATTCCTTCCATGGCCGCACCTACGGCGCCATCACAGCCACAGGCCAGGAAAAATACCATAAGGGTCTGGACCCCATGCTGCCGGGCATTTCACATGTCCCCTTCAATGATTTTGACGCCTTAAAAGCCGCTGTGACCGATAAAACCTGCGCAGTGCTGCTTGAGCCCATCCAGGGTGAAGGCGGTATTTATCCGGCTGATTATGAATATTTACAGGCAGTCCGCAAGCTCTGTGACGATGAAAACCTCGTCCTGATCTTTGATGAAGTGCAGTGTGGCATGGGCCGTTCCGGAAAGTTCTTTGCTTACCAGCACTACAACCTGAAGCCCGATGTCGTCTGTATGGCCAAGGGCATTGCGGGCGGCTTCCCAATGGGCGGGATCATCGCCTGCGATAAGGTGGCTCAGGTTTTCACCCCCGGCACCCATGCCTCCACTTTTGGGGGTAATCCGCTGGCCTCAGCCGCTTCCCGTTATGTATTAAGCGTGCTTACCGGTGACGGCTTCCTCGATGAAGTAGCTGAAAAGGGAAGTTACCTCATGGAAAAGCTGCGTGTACTCAAAAAAGAACATACCTGCATTACCGATGTGCGGGGGATGGGCTTGATGGTTGGCGTGGCTGTTTCTGTCCCAACTGGCGAAATTATAAACAAAGCGATGGAAAAAGGACTTCTTTTAGTAGGAGCGGGCAGTGATGCCATAAGATTTGTTCCCCCATTAATTATTAATAAAGAAGAAATTGACAAAGCAGTCGAAATTTTTGGAGAATGTCTATAA
- a CDS encoding V-type ATP synthase subunit I, giving the protein MIIPMKKAKLIALKEDKEALLLSLQRCGEFMAIPPDEETEQTAKNEQIDLDVQQADAMLRFMQRYQKKKSFFNDRPVYGYDEFIHRNEKGEVLVQETSAISDKLSAAHSEIMTLKSECSQLEPWLSMDVPIEDLKPTQYTNFHIGYLPPLVHEEIVAAVARYNAEIQLFGKTAEGQAALIVSFMEDDAALSDSIKVLGFVEASLPRVTGTASQTSQRNQEKIELLEKDIESYEKQMAELSESQQELELLSEQYKAEQERQSVRFMETVETVCVEGWVRNDRLETVENAVSQVTDVYDLEYSDPEEGEQPPTALENKKFWQPFESITDMYSPPKPGTIDPTPVSAPWFWVIFGMMMGDFGYGALMAIVFGLMKKIIKPKGQFGMLVTLLFYSSITTMIFGILFGSYFGETFHPILFSPLDNPVAMLIFSLVVGVFHIFSGMAIKIVEQVRAGHVLDAIFDQVSWMLLISGAGLIFLEQTKTVGMVLAIVGAVIILFTAGREKKNIVGKAFGGIMGLYDVTSYLSDILSYARILALGLATGVIAMVMNILAGMVQINILGFILSLVIYFIGHVFNITISLLSAYVHDSRLQYIEFFNKFYEGGGYNFEPLAIQTKSIDVIDNSKEV; this is encoded by the coding sequence ATGATTATTCCAATGAAAAAAGCGAAGCTCATTGCCCTGAAGGAAGATAAGGAAGCCCTTCTGCTTTCACTTCAGAGGTGCGGTGAGTTCATGGCTATTCCACCCGACGAAGAGACAGAACAAACCGCAAAAAATGAACAGATTGATTTAGACGTGCAGCAGGCAGACGCTATGCTGCGGTTTATGCAGCGCTATCAGAAAAAGAAAAGCTTTTTCAATGACCGCCCCGTTTACGGCTATGATGAATTTATCCACCGTAACGAAAAGGGTGAAGTCCTGGTTCAGGAAACTTCAGCGATCTCGGATAAGCTTTCAGCAGCACATTCTGAGATTATGACGCTGAAATCCGAGTGCTCCCAGCTGGAGCCGTGGCTTTCGATGGATGTACCCATCGAGGACCTTAAGCCAACGCAGTACACCAATTTTCATATTGGTTATCTACCGCCTCTTGTCCATGAAGAAATCGTGGCCGCAGTGGCCCGGTATAATGCTGAAATTCAGCTCTTTGGCAAAACCGCAGAAGGTCAGGCAGCGCTGATTGTCTCTTTTATGGAGGACGATGCAGCCCTTTCAGACAGCATCAAGGTTCTGGGGTTTGTGGAGGCGTCTCTTCCGAGAGTAACAGGAACCGCGTCTCAAACCAGTCAGCGCAATCAGGAAAAAATTGAGCTTCTGGAAAAGGATATTGAGTCCTATGAAAAACAGATGGCCGAACTGTCCGAATCCCAGCAGGAGCTTGAACTCCTGAGTGAGCAGTACAAGGCAGAGCAGGAACGCCAGTCTGTCAGGTTTATGGAAACAGTTGAAACGGTTTGTGTGGAAGGCTGGGTAAGAAATGACCGGCTGGAAACGGTTGAAAATGCCGTCAGTCAGGTAACAGATGTATACGATCTGGAATACAGCGACCCTGAGGAAGGCGAACAGCCGCCGACAGCGCTGGAAAACAAAAAGTTCTGGCAGCCCTTTGAGTCCATTACGGATATGTATTCCCCGCCAAAACCCGGCACCATCGACCCGACACCGGTGTCCGCACCGTGGTTCTGGGTAATCTTCGGGATGATGATGGGCGATTTTGGTTACGGGGCGCTCATGGCCATTGTTTTTGGGCTCATGAAAAAAATCATAAAGCCCAAGGGACAATTTGGTATGCTGGTCACGCTTTTGTTTTATTCCAGCATCACAACCATGATTTTTGGGATACTTTTCGGCAGCTATTTTGGCGAAACCTTCCATCCCATTCTCTTCTCGCCGCTGGATAATCCGGTAGCGATGCTGATCTTCTCGCTGGTGGTCGGGGTATTCCATATCTTCTCAGGTATGGCTATCAAGATCGTCGAGCAGGTTCGCGCCGGCCATGTGCTGGATGCGATCTTCGATCAGGTCAGCTGGATGCTGTTAATTTCCGGTGCGGGTTTGATCTTTTTAGAACAGACCAAAACCGTAGGAATGGTACTCGCCATTGTGGGCGCGGTCATTATCCTCTTTACAGCAGGCCGTGAAAAGAAAAATATTGTCGGCAAGGCTTTCGGCGGTATTATGGGGCTTTATGATGTCACCAGCTATCTGAGTGATATTCTGTCCTACGCCCGTATTCTTGCTTTAGGGCTGGCCACCGGCGTTATCGCCATGGTTATGAATATTCTGGCCGGAATGGTACAGATCAACATTCTCGGGTTTATTTTATCCCTTGTGATCTACTTTATCGGTCATGTTTTCAATATTACGATCAGCCTGCTGTCCGCATATGTACACGACAGCCGTCTCCAGTATATTGAATTCTTTAACAAATTTTATGAAGGCGGTGGTTATAACTTCGAACCACTGGCAATTCAGACAAAATCAATAGATGTCATTGACAATTCTAAAGAAGTTTAG
- a CDS encoding V-type ATP synthase subunit K, translated as MMSLGLALAIFGAAIAAGLAGIGSAKGVQISGEAAAGVVAERSEMFGKMLVLQALPGTQGIYGFLTAVLIMVQVGILGGTPLDLSLYQGMAFLAAGFPIGIVGLLSGIAQGKAAAASIHMTAKDETAFAKGITITAIVETYAILALLVSILLIFSIQL; from the coding sequence ATCATGTCTTTAGGTTTAGCATTAGCTATTTTTGGTGCAGCAATCGCTGCCGGTTTAGCAGGTATTGGTTCTGCCAAGGGTGTTCAGATCAGCGGCGAAGCCGCCGCAGGCGTTGTTGCAGAACGTTCGGAAATGTTTGGTAAAATGCTCGTACTCCAGGCTCTGCCGGGTACACAGGGGATCTACGGTTTCCTGACAGCGGTTCTTATCATGGTTCAGGTTGGTATTTTAGGCGGAACACCACTTGATTTAAGCTTATATCAGGGGATGGCCTTCCTGGCAGCCGGTTTCCCAATCGGGATCGTCGGTTTACTGTCTGGTATCGCCCAGGGGAAAGCAGCGGCAGCCTCTATTCATATGACCGCCAAGGATGAAACCGCATTTGCAAAAGGGATCACCATTACCGCGATCGTAGAAACTTATGCGATCTTAGCCTTACTCGTATCCATCCTGTTAATTTTCAGCATCCAGTTATAA
- a CDS encoding V-type ATP synthase subunit F, with protein MSEQAKLAVIGDQDSIMVFQALGVRTVYADAARDIEKAIHTLAKEETAVIYITEQAAALVPEAIEKYKTEPFPAIIPIPNRFGTNGLGMKGIQDNIEKAIGADIL; from the coding sequence ATGAGTGAACAAGCTAAATTAGCCGTTATCGGCGATCAGGATTCGATCATGGTTTTCCAGGCGCTTGGGGTTCGTACCGTTTATGCCGATGCAGCAAGGGATATCGAAAAAGCCATCCACACGCTGGCCAAAGAAGAAACTGCTGTTATTTACATTACCGAACAGGCCGCTGCCCTGGTGCCGGAAGCCATCGAAAAATACAAAACCGAGCCCTTTCCAGCCATTATTCCGATTCCAAACCGTTTTGGAACAAATGGCCTGGGCATGAAGGGCATTCAGGATAACATTGAAAAAGCCATTGGCGCAGATATTTTATAA
- the argB gene encoding acetylglutamate kinase, with translation MSDNTQNMAQYIEKANILVEALPYIKQFRKKTVVIKYGGSFMYDNDIKKSVMDDIALMKLVGLRPIVVHGGGKDISAFLNNLDIQTEFIDGLRVTNDDVIEVAEMVLSGKINKEIVQLLEDRDITAVGISGKDGGMLKVRKKFVNGLDIGFVGDIVKVKSDLLQTLLKSDYIPVIAPIGSDKNGQSYNINADHVAYAIAKELKAEKLVYLTDTDGVYMDANDPDSIIRRLDVDEVERLIEEGIISGGMIPKVENSVDAIRSGVNSVHILDGKVEHSLLLELFTAAGCGTMIRHSLTQA, from the coding sequence ATGTCAGATAACACACAGAACATGGCGCAGTATATCGAAAAAGCCAATATCCTGGTCGAGGCGCTGCCCTATATCAAGCAATTCAGAAAGAAAACAGTGGTCATCAAATACGGCGGCAGCTTTATGTATGACAATGATATTAAAAAATCCGTTATGGACGATATTGCCCTTATGAAGCTGGTCGGCCTGCGCCCCATTGTGGTGCACGGCGGCGGCAAGGATATCTCCGCATTCTTAAATAATCTGGATATCCAGACCGAGTTCATCGATGGCCTGCGTGTCACCAATGATGATGTCATCGAGGTGGCGGAGATGGTGCTCTCCGGTAAAATCAACAAAGAAATTGTCCAGCTTCTGGAGGACCGCGATATCACTGCGGTGGGCATCTCCGGCAAGGACGGCGGTATGCTCAAGGTAAGAAAGAAATTTGTCAACGGTCTGGACATCGGCTTTGTGGGGGATATCGTCAAGGTGAAGAGCGATCTTCTCCAGACACTGCTCAAAAGCGATTATATCCCTGTTATCGCCCCCATCGGCAGTGACAAAAACGGACAGAGCTACAACATCAACGCCGACCATGTGGCCTATGCCATTGCCAAGGAATTGAAAGCTGAAAAGCTGGTTTACCTGACTGATACGGACGGTGTCTACATGGATGCCAACGATCCGGACTCCATTATCCGCCGGCTGGACGTGGACGAGGTGGAACGGCTCATTGAAGAGGGAATTATATCCGGCGGTATGATTCCGAAGGTTGAAAATTCTGTGGATGCGATTCGTTCCGGGGTCAATTCTGTCCATATCCTGGACGGTAAGGTTGAGCACTCTCTGCTGCTCGAACTCTTTACCGCTGCGGGCTGTGGAACAATGATCCGCCATTCGCTGACACAAGCATAA
- a CDS encoding V-type ATP synthase subunit A has protein sequence MKQVGTIVKVAGPLIVATGLADVQMFDVVRVSEKRLIGEVIELRGDRASIQVYEETAGLGPGEPVYVTGEPLSVDLAPGLIESIFDGIQRPLTTIYNESGDRISRGIDVPKLDREKKWPFVPACQKGDVLKPGDVIGTVQETPAVLQKIMMPPKLEGTVEWIFDGEANIVEPIAKIKKKDGEIVEVPMLRSWPVRRGRPYTEKIAPDEPMVTGQRVIDTLFPIAKGGIAAIPGPFGSGKTVVQHQLAKWADADIIVYIGCGERGNEMTDVLMEFPELHDPRTGLSLMKRTVLIANTSDMPVAAREASIYTGITIAEYFRDMGYKVAIMADSTSRWAEALREMSGRLEEMPGEEGYPAYLSSRLAEFYERAGFVRCLGSEDRYGAISAIGAVSPPGGDISEPVSQATLRIVKVFWSLNANLAYKRHFPAIDWLQSYSLYSDKMNVYFDKSVETDWSVHVRQTMQILQEEAELDEIVRLVGVDALGFKDRLTLECAQSIREDYLHQSAFDDVDTYSSLEKQYAMLSMILAWYEKGVAALEMNVPFAKIITMDIREKIARMKYVPEDQKEERFPAIAAEMEAEFLALMEGSGDDE, from the coding sequence ATGAAGCAAGTAGGGACAATTGTCAAGGTTGCCGGTCCGCTGATTGTAGCGACCGGACTAGCCGATGTTCAGATGTTTGACGTTGTCCGAGTCAGTGAAAAACGACTCATTGGTGAAGTAATTGAATTAAGAGGTGACAGAGCCTCTATCCAGGTATATGAAGAAACCGCCGGCTTAGGCCCAGGCGAACCCGTATATGTGACAGGCGAGCCCCTGTCCGTTGATTTGGCCCCTGGCCTGATCGAAAGTATCTTTGACGGTATCCAGAGACCGCTGACCACCATTTACAACGAATCCGGAGACCGTATCAGCAGAGGGATTGACGTTCCCAAGCTTGACCGCGAAAAGAAATGGCCCTTTGTACCGGCCTGCCAGAAGGGCGATGTGTTAAAGCCCGGCGATGTGATCGGTACCGTCCAGGAAACACCGGCAGTGCTTCAGAAGATTATGATGCCGCCAAAACTGGAAGGAACAGTTGAGTGGATTTTTGACGGCGAAGCCAATATTGTCGAACCCATTGCAAAAATTAAAAAGAAGGACGGAGAAATCGTGGAAGTGCCCATGCTCAGAAGCTGGCCGGTACGACGCGGCCGTCCCTATACAGAAAAAATCGCACCCGATGAACCCATGGTCACCGGACAGCGCGTCATCGATACGCTGTTCCCAATCGCCAAGGGTGGTATTGCCGCTATTCCGGGACCGTTCGGCTCCGGTAAAACCGTTGTACAGCATCAGCTGGCCAAATGGGCCGACGCCGACATTATTGTCTACATCGGCTGTGGCGAACGTGGAAATGAAATGACGGACGTTCTGATGGAATTCCCGGAACTGCATGACCCGCGTACCGGCCTGTCCCTGATGAAGCGTACGGTTCTCATCGCGAATACCTCAGATATGCCCGTAGCCGCCCGTGAAGCGTCGATCTATACAGGTATCACAATTGCGGAATACTTCCGTGATATGGGCTATAAGGTGGCAATTATGGCCGACTCCACATCGCGCTGGGCCGAAGCCCTCCGTGAAATGTCCGGCCGTCTTGAAGAAATGCCTGGTGAAGAAGGCTACCCGGCTTATCTTTCCTCCAGACTGGCAGAATTCTACGAACGTGCAGGCTTTGTCAGATGTCTTGGCTCAGAAGATCGTTACGGCGCAATTTCGGCCATCGGGGCTGTATCGCCTCCGGGTGGTGACATCTCCGAGCCGGTATCCCAGGCAACCCTGCGTATCGTTAAGGTATTCTGGAGCCTGAACGCCAACCTGGCGTACAAACGTCACTTCCCGGCCATTGACTGGCTGCAGAGCTACTCTCTGTACAGTGACAAAATGAATGTTTATTTTGACAAATCTGTCGAAACCGACTGGTCTGTCCATGTTCGCCAGACCATGCAGATCCTTCAGGAAGAAGCCGAGCTGGATGAAATCGTCCGTCTTGTCGGGGTAGACGCCCTGGGCTTCAAGGACCGTCTGACACTGGAATGTGCCCAGTCCATCCGTGAGGATTACCTGCATCAGTCCGCTTTTGACGATGTCGATACCTATTCTTCACTTGAAAAACAGTATGCCATGCTCAGCATGATTCTGGCCTGGTACGAAAAAGGCGTTGCCGCCCTTGAAATGAACGTGCCCTTTGCCAAGATCATCACCATGGATATCCGAGAAAAAATTGCCCGTATGAAATACGTGCCGGAAGACCAGAAGGAAGAGCGCTTCCCGGCCATTGCCGCCGAAATGGAAGCAGAATTCTTAGCACTGATGGAAGGAAGTGGTGACGATGAATAA
- a CDS encoding V-type ATP synthase subunit E family protein has protein sequence MSADKIIEKILEKANEDVALLEQETAERVQSSVAAIERRTELTLNALKNKEKADVEEIHRRSQLMTRLDSRKNVLAVKRKVIDEVFDKARVDLDALDDSRYEALVTKIVVNGSETGSEKLQVPAKDLQRYKDGLLDKLNAALKDAGKVGELTLDETPATFKSGVMLVGEMSDVNGSFDVLIDDAREKYEREVAEMLFEVEV, from the coding sequence GTGAGTGCCGATAAAATTATTGAAAAAATCCTGGAAAAGGCCAATGAAGATGTGGCTTTGCTCGAACAGGAAACGGCAGAAAGGGTTCAGTCCTCCGTGGCCGCCATTGAGCGCCGTACAGAGCTGACGTTGAACGCGCTGAAAAATAAAGAAAAGGCCGATGTGGAAGAAATCCACCGCAGAAGCCAGCTGATGACCCGTTTGGATTCCAGAAAAAATGTTCTGGCTGTCAAACGCAAGGTTATCGATGAAGTTTTTGATAAAGCAAGAGTAGACCTCGACGCCTTAGACGACAGCCGTTATGAAGCGCTTGTAACAAAAATCGTCGTAAACGGCTCGGAAACCGGCAGTGAAAAGCTGCAGGTTCCCGCAAAGGATCTTCAAAGATACAAGGACGGCCTGCTGGATAAGCTGAATGCCGCCCTCAAGGATGCTGGAAAGGTTGGGGAACTGACCTTAGATGAAACACCGGCTACCTTTAAATCCGGCGTTATGCTCGTGGGTGAAATGAGCGATGTCAATGGCTCCTTCGATGTACTGATCGATGACGCCCGCGAAAAATATGAGCGAGAGGTTGCAGAAATGCTCTTTGAAGTGGAGGTGTAG
- the argJ gene encoding bifunctional glutamate N-acetyltransferase/amino-acid acetyltransferase ArgJ, translating to MKIIDGGVLAAKGFKAAGIAAGIKDNGNKDMALLVADKPAATAIMTTSNMVQAAPVQWDKSVMIESPYKRAVVVNSGNANACTGETGMRHVEQTAGVAAELLGVSTQDVLVSSTGVIGVVMPIDKVLKGVQSLVNALGDDIQHADDAAHGIITTDLSTKTIAVEIELDGKTVHIGGMAKGSGMICPNMATMLSYVTTDAAIEPECLQKLLAKITQDTYNMMSVDGDMSTNDTVVVMASGEAGNKEITLNDVTSQDFSVFSEALYYVNEHLAKSIIRDGEGATKFVEVTVSGAATDEDARTLAKAVIKSSLVKTALFGEDANWGRVLSSLGASGVVFDPLKVSLVFFSGAGMITLLNEGVPIAFDEDMAKKVLSEKEISIMVTLKEGEDKATAWGCDLSYDYVKINGDYRS from the coding sequence ATGAAAATAATTGATGGCGGCGTTCTGGCCGCAAAAGGCTTTAAGGCCGCCGGCATTGCCGCCGGTATAAAGGATAATGGAAATAAGGATATGGCGCTGCTGGTTGCGGACAAGCCCGCGGCAACAGCCATAATGACTACCTCCAACATGGTTCAGGCAGCGCCTGTGCAATGGGATAAATCCGTCATGATCGAATCGCCTTACAAACGCGCGGTCGTGGTCAACAGCGGAAACGCCAATGCCTGTACCGGAGAAACCGGCATGCGCCATGTGGAACAGACCGCCGGCGTAGCGGCTGAGCTGCTTGGTGTAAGCACACAGGATGTGTTGGTTTCATCCACCGGCGTTATCGGCGTAGTGATGCCCATCGACAAGGTTTTAAAGGGGGTGCAGTCTCTGGTGAACGCGCTCGGTGATGATATACAGCACGCAGATGACGCGGCACACGGCATTATCACCACAGACCTGAGCACCAAGACTATTGCGGTGGAAATTGAACTGGACGGTAAAACCGTTCATATCGGCGGAATGGCAAAGGGCTCGGGTATGATCTGCCCAAATATGGCCACCATGCTTTCCTATGTCACGACCGACGCCGCCATTGAGCCGGAATGCCTCCAGAAGCTGCTCGCTAAAATCACCCAGGATACCTACAACATGATGTCCGTAGACGGGGATATGAGCACAAACGACACCGTGGTCGTAATGGCAAGCGGTGAGGCCGGAAACAAGGAAATTACCCTTAATGATGTAACTTCACAGGATTTTTCGGTGTTCAGCGAAGCCCTTTATTATGTGAATGAGCACCTTGCGAAATCCATTATCCGTGATGGGGAGGGCGCTACCAAATTTGTAGAGGTGACTGTCTCCGGTGCGGCGACAGATGAAGATGCCCGCACGCTGGCAAAGGCTGTTATTAAATCCAGTCTGGTAAAGACAGCACTCTTCGGCGAGGATGCCAACTGGGGCCGTGTGCTTTCATCACTCGGAGCCTCCGGGGTCGTTTTCGACCCGCTTAAGGTATCCCTGGTTTTCTTCAGCGGCGCCGGTATGATCACGCTTCTGAACGAAGGCGTCCCCATTGCCTTTGATGAGGATATGGCCAAAAAGGTGCTGTCCGAAAAGGAAATCTCCATCATGGTAACCCTCAAAGAGGGTGAGGATAAAGCGACTGCCTGGGGGTGCGATTTATCCTACGATTATGTCAAAATCAACGGCGATTACCGTTCTTAA